Proteins encoded together in one Numida meleagris isolate 19003 breed g44 Domestic line chromosome 17, NumMel1.0, whole genome shotgun sequence window:
- the ZNF750 gene encoding zinc finger protein 750, which translates to MSLLKERKPKKPHYIPRPPGKPFKYKCFQCPFTCNEKSHLFNHMKYGLCKNSITLVSEQDRVIKCPKTSSLEPKQINHLESTVKPTSSKSATNGLSNLDSKPQYAFPKEDAKENVELQNQATNTAIQGQKPAIQKELTPASTAAESTLGMQPLLDSIVRPSAFVPVGEHRDSKGPETSEVPEILSLSNKSSPFHTKSAFHAPSHPWKAGSPFLPEFPHKVPPTKGFGSIPPYMQPMIPEYSPHFYEHRLAIYTPYLLPGNSECESSALSVYGTQDQRHFLPHPGPLPKHINPSAYEHYRLFQQYHSTPPIPYGFCRPTDPPFYRFSHVAGINRDQSSHLMEETTLLYPASLSPSQQYPLGSHKKQADYEKEITLLHAKSHSKDDQNERENAKMSPLAGSAATGSPGRPSPTNFTQTSHACEGLFDLSNKSSSTSLGKYDQAEENVTAFRPVRKSTDQPTPLPSVPTQQEREDSPSSINVTDEDSYTPSESHNNEGSLSNTEDDTGIAPLNLSKKADTNAGPTHEHAYKTTSKTESQNFLELQDMPLNLSVKDSCNTVSLKTSSHSPSHDNGAATSPKTENENSGAESSGACNPKNPVNSVCDKPFLAHRNEAQDLRIIDSCDEQKQTAAVALCQLAAYSPSKVRMDNEGQSPQDCNTLSTESTSNSSDTQDTQCNQKVKGQKRTNQKESAKSQQSTKRVRPNDCSRVFTLRKRTRVS; encoded by the exons atgagTCTCCTCAAAGAGCGTAAACCAAAGAAGCCTCATTACATCCCAAGGCCGCCAGGAAAGCCATTTAAGTATAAGTGCTTTCAGTGCCCCTTTACTTGCAATGAGAAATCCCATCTTTTTAACCATATGAAGTATGGCCTCTGCAAAAACTCCATTACTTTAGTATCAGAGCAGGACCGTGTCATCAAGTGCCCAAAGACTAGTTCCTTGGAGCCCAAGCAGATCAATCACCTAGAGTCTACAGTCAAACCCACTTCTTCCAAGTCAGCCACAAACGGACTGTCAAATCTTGATTCAAAGCCTCAGTACGCTTTTCCAAAAGAAGATGCCAAGGAAAACGTTGAGTTACAAAACCAAGCAACGAACACAGCAATCCAAGGACAGAAACCTGCAATCCAGAAGGAACTAACCCCTGCCAGTACCGCAGCAGAAAGCACCCTCGGCATGCAGCCTCTTCTGGACAGCATTGTAAGGCCCTCAGCTTTTGTTCCTGTAGGAGAACACAGAGACAGCAAAGGCCCAGAAACTAGTGAAGTACCTGAAATTCTATCGCTCTCTAACAAGAGTTCACCTTTTCACACTAAATCTGCATTTCATGCACCAAGTCACCCATGGAAAGCAGGTTCTCCTTTCCTCCCAGAATTTCCGCATAAAGTTCCTCCCACAAAAGGCTTCGGTTCCATTCCACCTTATATGCAACCGATGATTCCAGAGTACTCACCCCACTTTTATGAGCATAGGCTGGCTATCTACACACCTTACTTGCTTCCAGGTAATTCCGAGTGTGAAAGCTCTGCTCTGTCCGTCTATGGCACACAAGACCAAAGACACTTTCTTCCACACCCTGGGCCACTTCCAAAACACATAAATCCATCGGCATATGAACACTATCGACTGTTCCAGCAGTATCACTCCACTCCTCCAATACCATATGGATTTTGTAGGCCAACGGATCCTCCTTTTTATCGATTCTCACACGTAGCCGGTATTAACAGAGATCAAAGTTCTCATCTGATGGAAGAAACTACCTTGTTATATCCAGCTTCTTTAAGTCCTTCCCAACAGTATCCTCTAGGTTCACATAAAAAACAAGCAGactatgaaaaggaaataacattatTGCATGCCAAAAGTCATTCCAAAGATGaccaaaatgaaagagagaatgcTAAAATGAGCCCGCTCGCAGGAAGTGCAGCAACGGGCTCCCCTGGCAGGCCTAGCCCCACCAACTTCACTCAGACAAGCCATGCGTGTGAGGGCTTATTTGACCTCTCCAACAAGTCATCTTCCACGTCGCTTGGAAAATACGATCAAGCGGAAGAAAACGTTACAGCTTTCAGACCTGTGAGAAAAAGCACGGATCAACCAACTCCACTTCCAAGCGTGCCAACACAGCAAGAGAGAGAAGATTCACCTTCCAG cattaatgtcactgatgaagactCATATACACCGAGTGAAAGCCATAACAATGAAGGTTCACTGTCCAACACAGAAGACGACACTGGAATAGCTCCCCTTAATCTTTCAAAAAAGGCCGACACAAATGCAGGACCTACTCATGAACACGCGTACAAAACCACATCCAAAACAGAAAGTCAGAACTTTCTAGAATTGCAAGATATGCCTCTGAACCTCTCGGTAAAAGATTCCTGTAACACAGTAAGCCTGAAAACGTCATCCCACAGTCCATCTCATGATAATGGTGCTGCTACTTctccaaagacagaaaatgaaaactcaggAGCAGAAAGCTCAGGAGCATGCAACCCCAAGAACCCCGTTAACAGCGTCTGTGACAAACCTTTCCTGGCTCATCGTAACGAAGCTCAAGACTTACGCATCATTGACAGCTGTgatgaacagaaacaaacagcGGCTGTAGCTCTCTGCCAGCTAGCTGCATACAGCCCCAGCAAAGTCAGGATGGACAATGAAGGGCAGAGTCCTCAGGACTGTAATACTTTGAGTACAGAATCTACTTCTAACTCTTCTGATACTCAGGATACTCAGTGCAATCAAAAagtaaaaggacaaaaaaggaCAAATCAAAAAGAATCAGCAAAATCACAGCAAAGCACTAAAAGAGTAAGGCCAAATGACTGTAGCAGAGTCTTCACTTTGAGGAAAAGAACCAGAGTGTCTTAA